CGGCGTTTTGGCGAAGCTGAAGGCATTGGGTGGTGGCGACGGGGTGGATGCAGCTTTTGAAGTAGTGGGTGCGGCACCGCCGGTGGAACTGGCCATCAAGAGTGTGCGCAAAGGGGGCACGGTGGTGTTGGTGGGGAATTTGCAACCGAACGTGGGGCTTCCGTTGCAGGAAGTGGTGACTCGGCAGTTGACGTTGAAGGGCTCGTGCGCTTGTGCCGGAGAGTATCCGGAAGCAATTGAGCGGATTCAGGATGGCAGCATCAACGTGGAGCCTTTGCTAAGTGTGGTGGCCCCGTTAAGCGAAGGGGCTGATTGGTTCCACAAGGCAAAACAACCCGGAAATGGATTGTTGAAGGTAATTTTGACACCGACCTGCGAGGTTGTGGCGGGGTAAAGCTTGCAGGATTGCACGACTGATGGTGCCTTGCTGTCGGATTGGGAACGCATCAACATTGTTTTTTCCCCAGAGTTCGGACCTGCTTGAGTGTTAGTCGATGGTCGGTTATTTTTGCTTCAAGGATGATTGACTAGTTTGTCCGGCAACATGCGAAGCGGATGCCTGAAGCGAAGCTTGCTGCTGGTGGCGCACCGGGGGCACATAGTTCAATGAGCCGTGCGGTCGACGATGATTGTAAAACCCACGCCAGTCTTCCGCCATCGCCTGCACCTCTTCCAGATCGAAGAACAGTTCGCGATCCAACAACTCGCTGCGCAGACTCGCGTGAAAACTCTCCACGTAACCGTTCTCCCACGGTGCTCCGGGCTCAATGTAGGCACTTTGAACCCCTGCTTGTTCCAACCACTCTTTCACCGCTTTGGAGATGAACTCGGGGCCATTGTCGCTGCGCAAATACCTGGGACAACGCCCGGTGGTCATCAGCACCTTTTCCAGTGCATCAATGACCCGTTGTGCAGGAAAGCT
The Phragmitibacter flavus genome window above contains:
- a CDS encoding IS3 family transposase; the protein is MCRCRPSGHTARRCLVCLSRQHPTLGARKVAAMVELEHGEVVNHKRAARLRRVHGLHASRRGRKRRRLVRGVSKRQVAEERDEVWSYDFIHDATADGRGVRVLSIVDECSRECLLLEASRSFPAQRVIDALEKVLMTTGRCPRYLRSDNGPEFISKAVKEWLEQAGVQSAYIEPGAPWENGYVESFHASLRSELLDRELFFDLEEVQAMAEDWRGFYNHRRPHGSLNYVPPVRHQQQASLQASASHVAGQTSQSSLKQK